One region of Bdellovibrio bacteriovorus genomic DNA includes:
- a CDS encoding alpha/beta fold hydrolase has translation MLTTPKTTGSFESFDGTPIYYEVRGEGEPLILIYGIACIMNHWHHQIEYFSHKYKVITFDLRGHQKSNPVTDMSQLTMEALAKDVFALMKHLEIKQAHFAGHSFGAPIMLKAYDEKPEAFASMIFINGFARNPIKGMFGLDVIEPFFYFVKEQYEKQPYMWNTLWKLAVDNPMSVYIAALAGGFNLRVSHIKDIEVYLRGVARLNLEVFITLFEELMEYNGESVLENIKVPALIISGEKDMVTPLRFQYHFKETIKHSEFVLVPYGSHCTQLDFPDYTNLKMEKFLKEVSSKK, from the coding sequence ATGTTAACAACACCCAAAACCACCGGCAGCTTTGAAAGCTTCGACGGCACTCCGATTTATTATGAAGTGCGCGGGGAGGGTGAGCCTTTAATTCTGATCTACGGTATTGCCTGTATCATGAACCACTGGCACCACCAGATCGAATATTTTTCCCACAAATACAAAGTCATCACTTTCGACCTTCGCGGACACCAAAAAAGCAACCCAGTGACCGACATGAGTCAGTTAACGATGGAAGCTTTGGCAAAAGACGTTTTTGCTTTGATGAAGCATTTAGAGATCAAACAGGCTCATTTTGCAGGACATAGCTTCGGCGCTCCTATCATGCTCAAAGCTTATGATGAAAAGCCGGAGGCTTTTGCATCGATGATTTTCATTAATGGCTTTGCTCGCAATCCTATTAAGGGAATGTTTGGCCTGGATGTGATCGAACCCTTCTTTTATTTCGTGAAAGAACAATACGAAAAGCAACCCTACATGTGGAATACTCTGTGGAAATTGGCTGTTGATAATCCTATGTCTGTGTATATCGCGGCTCTGGCTGGTGGATTCAATCTTCGCGTCAGTCATATAAAAGATATCGAAGTGTACTTAAGAGGCGTGGCGCGCTTAAATCTTGAAGTCTTCATCACTTTATTTGAAGAGCTGATGGAATATAACGGGGAATCAGTTTTAGAAAATATCAAGGTGCCCGCACTCATCATCTCGGGCGAAAAAGACATGGTGACGCCTTTACGTTTCCAATATCATTTCAAAGAGACGATCAAACATTCTGAGTTTGTACTTGTGCCGTATGGCTCACACTGCACGCAGTTGGATTTTCCTGATTATACAAATTTAAAAATGGAAAAGTTTTTAAAAGAAGTGTCTTCCAAAAAATAG
- a CDS encoding FHA domain-containing protein, with product MVTFIEILDGPNEGSRFKVEDGITLGRSKADIIIKDPKVSGTHAQISIDGKGQFVLMDLDSSNGIHISGRRVKKVALLPGVIFEVGRTQFKVISVEEEIAIDFSRLVTWRNILKDKLSEVTPPEPSEQSLVLQRFSPALKLTFTQGIQTDEEIILGYGPRKAGSESLDIELHDEDAPKEAFELHPGPGMVELKIKAPGRVTLNNKSVDAEMLKDGDLISFGNTLIKVTYL from the coding sequence ATGGTCACTTTTATTGAGATTCTTGATGGCCCCAATGAGGGTTCCCGCTTCAAGGTTGAAGACGGAATCACCCTGGGTCGCTCCAAGGCCGACATCATTATCAAAGACCCCAAAGTTTCGGGGACCCACGCCCAGATCTCTATCGACGGGAAGGGGCAGTTTGTTTTGATGGATTTAGACTCCTCCAACGGCATCCATATTAGTGGTCGCCGTGTAAAAAAAGTGGCGTTATTACCAGGGGTTATCTTTGAGGTAGGTCGCACCCAGTTTAAAGTTATTTCGGTCGAAGAAGAGATCGCGATCGATTTCAGTCGACTTGTGACGTGGCGCAATATTTTAAAGGACAAGCTGTCAGAGGTCACACCTCCCGAGCCCTCCGAACAAAGCCTCGTATTGCAAAGATTTAGCCCCGCGTTAAAGCTCACGTTCACCCAAGGTATTCAGACGGATGAGGAAATTATTTTAGGCTATGGGCCCCGTAAAGCGGGTTCCGAGTCCTTAGATATCGAACTTCACGATGAAGATGCCCCCAAAGAGGCTTTCGAACTTCATCCCGGTCCAGGTATGGTTGAATTAAAAATCAAAGCTCCTGGTCGTGTGACTCTTAACAATAAGTCCGTTGATGCCGAAATGCTTAAAGATGGCGACTTGATTTCTTTTGGAAACACGCTCATTAAAGTGACGTACTTGTAG
- the rpsF gene encoding 30S ribosomal protein S6, translating to METTKSAKKPYEVVVLMHPDATLEEQKDLFKKNKATIESFKGSINSLETWGKRTLATPIGKMKKAIYFHSTFEADTQAIAELERTMRINDKVLRFMHTRLDERVSLAKFMEGFKKGLSESAAREKEREAKAAARKAAFAAAKAERFEKGE from the coding sequence ATGGAAACTACTAAATCTGCGAAAAAGCCATACGAAGTTGTGGTTCTTATGCACCCAGATGCAACTCTTGAAGAGCAAAAAGATTTGTTCAAAAAGAACAAAGCTACGATCGAATCTTTCAAAGGTTCAATCAACTCTTTGGAAACTTGGGGTAAAAGAACTCTAGCAACTCCCATCGGCAAAATGAAAAAAGCTATCTACTTCCACTCTACGTTCGAAGCAGATACTCAAGCTATCGCTGAGCTTGAAAGAACTATGCGTATCAACGACAAAGTTCTTCGCTTTATGCACACTCGTTTGGACGAGCGTGTTTCTTTGGCTAAGTTCATGGAAGGCTTCAAAAAAGGTCTTTCTGAATCTGCTGCTCGCGAAAAAGAGCGTGAAGCAAAAGCCGCTGCTCGTAAAGCTGCCTTCGCAGCTGCAAAAGCAGAACGTTTCGAAAAAGGCGAATAA
- a CDS encoding DUF2232 domain-containing protein codes for MKKTATPQKFITISSLSILLSMLTVVMGAPLLRVLRKAYGPLAFWILGLVATGAAWLLNAQPLALFLGSVWMTLGAYMELEQKGVGWWISGLASVAIGSAAAGLGLFGALQKNGINTYAEVQKLMEQFSAQVQKMNPAVKLDPAILVQQIPSAIVILLIITLGVGLIFERRVFSWLNLPREKIASQLKLLEYRVPDFVIWVAMTAFLLTMVSFGGKATSILAVNIVNVVIVLYFFQGLAVLEVFLNSMKAGVFMRVLTYIILVGQLLLVLSVVGLIDYWVDFRARLNKVKPAESN; via the coding sequence ATGAAGAAGACCGCGACGCCACAGAAATTCATCACAATTTCATCTCTCTCGATTTTGTTGTCGATGTTGACTGTGGTTATGGGAGCGCCTCTTCTTCGTGTACTACGTAAAGCCTACGGTCCCCTCGCCTTTTGGATTTTGGGACTTGTGGCAACGGGAGCGGCGTGGCTCCTGAACGCACAACCTCTGGCGCTTTTCCTTGGCTCTGTTTGGATGACTTTAGGGGCCTACATGGAGTTAGAGCAAAAGGGTGTTGGGTGGTGGATCTCTGGACTTGCGAGTGTCGCAATTGGTTCTGCAGCCGCTGGCTTGGGACTTTTTGGAGCACTTCAAAAGAACGGAATCAACACGTATGCTGAAGTCCAAAAATTAATGGAGCAGTTTTCCGCTCAGGTTCAAAAAATGAATCCGGCGGTGAAATTGGATCCGGCAATTCTGGTGCAGCAGATTCCTTCAGCCATCGTTATTCTTTTAATCATAACGTTGGGTGTGGGATTAATTTTTGAGAGAAGGGTTTTTTCATGGCTCAATTTGCCCCGTGAGAAAATTGCCTCTCAGCTCAAGTTGTTAGAATATCGCGTTCCGGATTTTGTGATTTGGGTTGCGATGACTGCCTTCCTTCTAACAATGGTGAGTTTTGGCGGTAAGGCCACTTCCATCCTCGCAGTGAATATTGTGAACGTTGTTATCGTTCTTTATTTCTTTCAGGGGCTGGCAGTGTTGGAGGTATTTCTGAATTCTATGAAAGCCGGTGTTTTCATGAGAGTTCTGACGTACATAATTTTGGTCGGTCAGTTATTGCTTGTTTTGAGCGTGGTTGGCTTGATCGATTACTGGGTTGATTTCAGAGCTCGCCTGAACAAGGTGAAGCCTGCTGAAAGCAACTAA
- the rplI gene encoding 50S ribosomal protein L9, producing MKVILQKDVKDVGRVGELVNVSEGFARNFLFPRKLAAEATEKRVKEYEHLKRVAEAKKKKALAERQELLNKINGTTVTFKLAAGETDKLFGTVTTTDISKELQKMGHSVDRRDIHLEEPIKVLGQHKAVVRYAEGMEAKIQISVERA from the coding sequence ATGAAAGTTATTCTTCAAAAAGACGTTAAAGATGTAGGTCGTGTTGGTGAGTTGGTGAACGTTTCTGAAGGTTTCGCAAGAAACTTCTTGTTCCCACGTAAATTGGCAGCGGAAGCTACTGAAAAACGCGTAAAAGAGTACGAACACTTGAAACGCGTAGCTGAAGCTAAAAAGAAAAAAGCATTGGCAGAACGCCAAGAGCTTTTGAACAAAATCAACGGCACAACTGTAACATTCAAATTGGCTGCTGGTGAGACTGACAAACTTTTCGGTACTGTTACTACAACAGATATCTCTAAAGAATTGCAAAAAATGGGTCACTCAGTAGACCGTCGTGACATTCACCTTGAAGAGCCAATCAAAGTATTGGGTCAACACAAGGCAGTTGTTCGCTACGCAGAAGGTATGGAAGCAAAAATCCAGATCTCTGTTGAAAGAGCGTAA
- a CDS encoding S1 family peptidase: MKSTVFKAALVTGLLGSLIACSPAKQNSVQLGADSTSIIGGVPVDSKDVIAKSTVALVASVVTQDGQEGQFICTGSLLTSNIVLTAGHCVPEVGSEYKEVALYVIFNTDLNNMQRGDIRLVVDYVIHTEYGKTGEQGEDAHDLALVKFSGAMAPGYQLAKFLDDETLLTAGKKVTLAGYGLIETDGVNTKSDNKLRKVDVEIVEDFGKHEILLDQTQGKGACHGDSGGPAFLEVNGTQYVWGVTSRGAGKDGKDDCSLVSVYTKVKSESTFVKDALKKLSGK; the protein is encoded by the coding sequence ATGAAATCCACAGTTTTTAAAGCAGCTCTAGTTACAGGTCTTTTGGGATCTTTGATTGCCTGCTCTCCTGCGAAACAGAACTCTGTTCAACTAGGCGCTGATAGCACATCTATAATTGGTGGCGTTCCTGTTGATTCTAAAGACGTTATTGCGAAGTCTACGGTGGCTCTAGTGGCTTCTGTGGTCACTCAAGATGGCCAAGAAGGTCAATTCATCTGCACAGGTTCTTTGCTAACTTCAAATATCGTTTTGACTGCAGGTCACTGCGTTCCTGAAGTGGGTTCCGAATATAAAGAGGTCGCTCTTTATGTGATCTTCAATACAGATCTAAATAACATGCAAAGAGGCGATATCCGTCTTGTTGTAGATTACGTTATTCATACAGAATACGGAAAAACGGGTGAGCAAGGTGAAGACGCTCATGACCTAGCTCTTGTTAAATTCTCTGGCGCGATGGCTCCTGGTTACCAACTTGCGAAGTTCTTGGATGACGAGACACTTTTGACAGCGGGTAAAAAAGTGACTTTGGCTGGTTACGGTTTGATCGAAACTGATGGCGTGAATACAAAAAGCGATAACAAACTTCGCAAAGTCGACGTTGAGATCGTTGAAGATTTCGGTAAACACGAAATCCTTCTTGATCAAACTCAAGGTAAAGGTGCTTGCCACGGTGACTCTGGTGGTCCGGCTTTCCTTGAAGTGAACGGCACTCAATATGTTTGGGGTGTTACTAGCCGCGGTGCTGGTAAAGACGGAAAAGATGACTGCTCTCTAGTAAGCGTTTACACAAAAGTGAAATCTGAATCTACTTTCGTAAAAGACGCTTTGAAAAAGCTTTCTGGAAAATAG
- a CDS encoding SDR family oxidoreductase: MRPLLYFFQRKSKPQAFKPVVLVTGCSAGIGLALAELLYHCQEYRVVATAREHSLEKVRSHFLENDRFIIRPLDVTIEEDRVRLYNEIQKTWGGVDILINNAGISYRSVIEHMTEKDEELQMATNYFGPMGLIRLSLPHMRATGRGKIINISSVSGMLAMPTMASYSASKFALEGASEALWYEMRPFGVTITLVQPGFIHSNSFKNVYHTELSDPTRNWSGPYCDFYQNMTPFVEKMMNMSLTTPEKIAKQVLKVMKQENPPLWIPATLDATLFYYIRRLLPRRILLPFLYWNLPKARTWSKEHSHRRQK; encoded by the coding sequence ATGAGGCCCTTACTTTACTTCTTTCAGCGTAAATCAAAACCTCAAGCGTTTAAGCCCGTGGTCTTAGTCACGGGTTGTTCCGCTGGCATTGGCTTAGCCTTAGCCGAACTTCTTTATCACTGCCAAGAATATCGTGTCGTAGCCACCGCCCGTGAGCACAGTCTTGAAAAAGTGCGCTCGCACTTTTTAGAAAACGATCGCTTCATAATTCGTCCTTTGGACGTGACCATCGAAGAAGACCGCGTGCGCCTTTATAACGAGATTCAAAAAACCTGGGGTGGAGTTGATATCCTGATAAATAACGCCGGTATTTCGTATCGTTCGGTCATTGAGCACATGACTGAAAAAGATGAAGAGCTGCAAATGGCCACCAATTATTTTGGCCCGATGGGACTGATTCGCCTTTCTCTGCCACACATGCGCGCCACCGGCCGTGGTAAGATCATAAATATTTCTTCGGTCAGTGGGATGTTAGCCATGCCGACGATGGCATCTTATTCAGCCTCTAAATTCGCGTTAGAGGGCGCCAGCGAAGCCTTGTGGTATGAAATGCGGCCCTTCGGTGTGACTATCACCCTCGTGCAGCCAGGCTTTATTCACAGCAATTCTTTCAAGAACGTGTATCACACCGAATTGTCGGATCCGACTCGCAATTGGAGCGGCCCTTATTGCGACTTCTATCAGAACATGACTCCGTTTGTGGAAAAGATGATGAACATGTCGCTAACCACTCCAGAAAAAATTGCGAAGCAGGTTTTGAAAGTGATGAAGCAAGAAAATCCGCCGCTCTGGATTCCAGCGACCCTGGATGCGACACTCTTTTATTACATTCGTCGTTTGCTGCCTCGACGTATCCTTTTGCCATTCCTCTATTGGAATCTGCCTAAGGCACGTACTTGGTCTAAGGAACATTCCCACCGTCGACAGAAGTAA
- the dnaB gene encoding replicative DNA helicase produces the protein MSTRIPPQNIEAEQSILGGLMLDREALDQVGDILVAEDFYKPSHQKIFNAIKELHSKNQPVDIITVTNILQGEGSMEMAGGPEYLVSLLDKTISSANIVTHAKIVKDKATLRKLIQVNSSLIEKAYEQDFADVESFVDQAESEIFKVGEAKAATGLVGSMEIVRASIKKLEELYKNQVEVTGLATGFKRLDEMTAGLHPGEMTIIAARPSMGKTAFSLNIAQHVALKLKKTVAYFSLEMGKESMMMRMLAAEAKVGLGSLRNGKVSDSEWPRLIHAASLLSEASIFIDDTPGVSPFEIRSKARRLKAEHGLDLIMIDYLQLMSMKQKMSSREQEVAEISKSLKAIAKELKIPVIALAQLNRGVEGRTEKKPMLSDLRESGSIEQDADVIMMLYRDDYYDKENPDKQGHAEVIVGKQRNGATGPVKMRFDAQYNRFRDAEPEERNINPMPPPQAPPPMPGGRPKNFAPGAPV, from the coding sequence ATGAGTACACGGATTCCACCTCAGAATATTGAGGCCGAACAGTCTATTTTGGGCGGTCTCATGCTAGACCGAGAAGCTTTGGACCAAGTGGGTGATATCCTTGTGGCTGAAGACTTCTACAAGCCGTCTCACCAGAAGATTTTTAACGCCATCAAAGAGCTTCACAGCAAAAATCAACCTGTGGACATCATCACCGTGACGAATATTCTTCAAGGTGAAGGCTCTATGGAGATGGCCGGCGGACCCGAGTATTTGGTCAGCCTTTTAGATAAAACAATTTCCTCTGCAAATATCGTTACTCACGCAAAGATCGTAAAAGATAAAGCGACGTTGCGTAAGTTGATTCAAGTTAATAGTTCTCTTATTGAAAAAGCGTACGAACAGGATTTCGCGGACGTTGAATCGTTTGTCGATCAAGCTGAAAGTGAAATCTTTAAAGTCGGTGAAGCCAAAGCTGCTACGGGCCTTGTTGGCTCTATGGAAATCGTGCGTGCTTCCATCAAGAAATTAGAAGAGCTTTATAAAAATCAGGTCGAAGTCACGGGCCTTGCTACCGGCTTTAAACGCCTAGATGAAATGACTGCCGGACTTCACCCTGGCGAGATGACAATCATTGCCGCTCGTCCTTCCATGGGTAAGACAGCGTTCTCTCTTAATATCGCACAACACGTGGCTTTAAAGCTTAAAAAGACTGTGGCCTATTTCTCTCTAGAGATGGGTAAAGAGTCCATGATGATGCGTATGTTGGCGGCCGAAGCGAAAGTGGGCTTGGGTTCCCTTCGTAACGGTAAAGTCAGCGATTCTGAATGGCCTCGCTTGATTCATGCGGCTAGTCTTCTTTCTGAAGCCAGCATCTTTATCGATGATACGCCAGGTGTTTCACCTTTTGAAATTCGCTCTAAGGCGCGTCGCTTGAAAGCTGAACACGGATTAGATTTGATCATGATCGACTACTTGCAGTTGATGAGCATGAAGCAAAAAATGTCTTCACGTGAGCAAGAGGTTGCAGAAATCTCTAAATCTTTGAAGGCCATCGCCAAAGAATTGAAAATTCCTGTTATTGCTCTTGCCCAGCTGAATCGTGGGGTGGAAGGCCGTACAGAGAAAAAACCAATGCTTTCTGACCTGCGTGAGTCCGGATCGATCGAACAAGATGCCGACGTTATCATGATGCTTTATCGTGATGACTACTATGATAAAGAAAATCCAGATAAACAAGGTCACGCCGAAGTGATCGTGGGTAAGCAGCGTAACGGTGCCACTGGCCCCGTTAAAATGCGTTTCGATGCCCAATACAATAGATTCCGTGATGCCGAGCCGGAAGAGCGTAACATCAACCCGATGCCGCCACCGCAAGCTCCACCTCCGATGCCAGGCGGCAGACCTAAAAACTTTGCACCAGGCGCACCAGTTTAA
- a CDS encoding helix-turn-helix domain-containing protein, whose amino-acid sequence MTPNLNSSDNLFVANLQSVSLEKLVKSKLEVLFAQQKEAQVELNGLYNVVIEQVEKPLLELALRAYNGNQVKTAQMLGINRNTLKKKIDNYKIRVKKLN is encoded by the coding sequence ATGACGCCGAACCTAAACAGTTCCGATAATCTTTTTGTCGCTAATCTTCAGTCCGTAAGCTTGGAAAAGCTTGTGAAGAGCAAACTAGAAGTTTTATTTGCTCAACAAAAAGAAGCTCAAGTTGAGTTGAATGGTTTGTACAACGTCGTTATCGAACAAGTAGAAAAGCCTCTTTTAGAGCTGGCTTTGCGCGCTTATAACGGAAATCAAGTTAAAACTGCGCAAATGCTTGGCATCAATCGCAACACACTTAAGAAGAAAATTGACAACTATAAGATTCGTGTAAAAAAACTGAACTAA
- a CDS encoding radical SAM protein, whose amino-acid sequence MLKINEIFYSVQGETTYVGLPTVFVRLTACNLRCTYCDTKYSYYEGELQSLETILKEIETHKTPYVCITGGEPLLQKEVHTLMKTLCDRSYKVSLETSGSKSIEHVDPRVKIILDVKTPDSGAADSFLMNNISFSTPSTEYKFVICSEKDFEWSEEFCRQHNLFEKFVVLYSPSYGQVSERWLAEKILHQNSSARLQLQLHKYIWSPETRGV is encoded by the coding sequence ATGCTAAAAATAAACGAGATTTTCTATAGTGTTCAAGGTGAAACGACGTATGTGGGACTTCCCACCGTGTTCGTGCGCCTGACGGCATGCAATCTGCGCTGCACTTACTGCGACACCAAATATTCTTATTATGAAGGTGAGTTGCAAAGCCTGGAAACAATTCTAAAAGAAATCGAAACACACAAAACACCGTATGTCTGCATCACCGGTGGAGAACCTCTTTTACAAAAAGAAGTTCACACATTGATGAAGACATTATGTGATCGCAGTTACAAAGTTTCTTTGGAAACCAGCGGATCAAAAAGCATCGAGCACGTCGATCCGCGCGTAAAAATAATTTTGGATGTGAAAACTCCTGATAGTGGAGCCGCAGATTCTTTCTTGATGAACAACATCAGCTTTTCCACGCCCAGCACGGAATACAAGTTTGTTATTTGTTCTGAAAAAGATTTTGAATGGTCCGAAGAATTCTGTCGTCAACACAATTTATTTGAAAAATTTGTGGTTTTATACAGCCCATCATACGGCCAAGTGTCTGAACGCTGGTTGGCAGAAAAAATTTTGCATCAAAATTCATCTGCGAGGTTGCAATTGCAGCTGCATAAGTATATTTGGTCTCCCGAAACACGCGGAGTGTAG
- a CDS encoding DNA translocase FtsK — protein sequence MNHFLKKFRQDVIAISFLGLGLFLALALFSYNPFDPSMNSIGQGLKATNYCGIVGSFLADMLYQAFGLAAWVVVVSFLRIAYASFQGEPLNLKNIRFVWALLLIVNIAALLSLYLPTTKVFKEQIYLGGLLGLGVSQALMRAFNSIGVQVILLSLMAVLIVFYFEKSLQELSETPRGFMAFLKKKKIMDKLAGFFAGMFVKEKKAKAKKLEAKDEKPKTVFPLSDKKFVGKDEEEEDEDLNALLEADAEAAEDEEEEEIEEEEEETPALKLAQKRKVVMKAKPPRRIENWDMPKLALLEDPPASRIKIDKAEIQRKADSLVEKLKNFSIEGSIQDAKPGPLVTMYEFKPNADVKISKISELEDDLSLALSSESVRVVGHIPGTDVVGIETANLKRETVYYKDLIAEDQFWSEDLALPMAVGRAVDGEPKVVDLRKMPHLLIAGTTGSGKSVFVGSIITGLLFRHSPKTLRLVLIDPKMVDLAPFSTVPHLVLPHVTEPKKAATALKWAVREMEKRYKSLSKFGVGKIEAFNEKTGGLSKAEIEEHEKINLELEEGKAKLEQYYYQPLPFIVIVVDELADLMIVEKQNIEEPIQRLTQKARACGIHLIVATQSPRKDVVTGLIKTNIPGRVALKVASKMDSRIIIDDSGAERLLPNGDMLFQAPGVGKPTRHHGPYLSDKEIGNVVKHWAAQAEPEYDPLAMKALDGFAGGDGAEAGDSGGGGFGEEEYDERYDEILSWASEQKEISASLIQRKFRLGYPRAARLIEIFEKEGVVGPANGSKPRQVLVSSFREQ from the coding sequence ATGAATCATTTTCTTAAGAAGTTTCGTCAGGACGTCATTGCAATCAGCTTTTTAGGTTTAGGGCTTTTCCTCGCCCTGGCTTTGTTCAGCTACAATCCATTTGATCCCTCCATGAATTCTATTGGGCAAGGGCTTAAGGCCACGAACTATTGCGGTATCGTGGGAAGTTTCCTTGCAGACATGCTTTATCAGGCTTTCGGGCTGGCGGCGTGGGTTGTCGTTGTGAGCTTTTTACGTATTGCGTACGCAAGCTTTCAGGGGGAGCCGCTCAATCTTAAGAATATTCGCTTTGTCTGGGCTCTTCTTTTGATTGTGAATATTGCGGCTCTTTTGTCGCTTTATTTACCTACGACAAAAGTTTTCAAAGAGCAGATTTATCTGGGTGGTCTTTTAGGCTTGGGAGTCTCTCAGGCTTTGATGCGCGCCTTTAATTCAATCGGTGTGCAAGTTATTCTGCTTTCGTTAATGGCTGTGCTCATCGTGTTCTATTTCGAAAAATCTTTGCAAGAGCTTTCAGAAACTCCGCGCGGTTTTATGGCTTTCTTAAAGAAGAAGAAAATCATGGATAAGCTTGCGGGCTTTTTTGCCGGCATGTTTGTGAAAGAGAAAAAAGCCAAAGCTAAAAAGTTAGAGGCTAAAGACGAGAAACCTAAAACTGTCTTCCCGCTATCAGACAAAAAATTTGTTGGAAAAGATGAAGAGGAAGAAGACGAGGATCTAAACGCGCTTCTTGAGGCAGATGCTGAAGCTGCAGAAGACGAAGAAGAAGAAGAAATCGAAGAGGAAGAGGAAGAAACGCCGGCCCTGAAGCTTGCGCAAAAGCGCAAAGTTGTTATGAAGGCGAAACCACCTCGTCGTATTGAAAATTGGGATATGCCGAAGCTGGCTCTTTTAGAAGACCCTCCAGCGTCCCGTATTAAAATTGATAAAGCTGAGATTCAAAGAAAAGCGGATTCATTGGTGGAAAAGCTTAAGAACTTCTCGATCGAAGGATCGATCCAGGATGCAAAGCCCGGCCCGCTTGTTACGATGTATGAGTTTAAACCAAATGCGGATGTTAAGATCAGTAAGATTTCAGAGCTTGAAGATGATTTGTCTTTGGCTCTTTCTTCTGAATCTGTCCGTGTCGTGGGTCATATCCCGGGAACAGATGTTGTTGGTATTGAAACAGCGAACTTAAAGCGTGAGACGGTTTATTATAAAGACTTGATCGCCGAAGATCAGTTCTGGAGTGAAGATCTTGCGTTACCGATGGCTGTCGGTCGCGCCGTGGATGGCGAACCTAAAGTGGTGGATCTTCGTAAGATGCCGCATCTTTTGATCGCGGGTACAACGGGTTCGGGTAAGTCGGTGTTCGTCGGCTCTATTATCACGGGTCTTTTGTTCCGCCATTCTCCAAAGACACTGCGTTTGGTTTTGATTGACCCTAAAATGGTCGACTTAGCTCCGTTTTCTACAGTGCCTCACTTAGTTCTTCCTCACGTGACGGAACCAAAGAAAGCCGCAACGGCTTTGAAGTGGGCGGTGCGCGAAATGGAAAAGCGTTATAAATCTTTATCGAAATTCGGCGTCGGTAAAATTGAAGCCTTCAATGAAAAAACCGGCGGGCTTTCAAAAGCGGAAATTGAAGAACACGAAAAAATCAATTTGGAGCTCGAAGAAGGAAAAGCCAAACTTGAGCAGTATTACTATCAACCGCTTCCATTTATCGTGATTGTCGTGGATGAGCTTGCGGATTTAATGATCGTGGAAAAACAAAACATCGAAGAGCCGATTCAGCGCCTGACGCAAAAAGCGCGCGCCTGCGGCATCCACTTGATTGTTGCCACTCAATCACCGCGTAAAGACGTTGTAACCGGTTTGATTAAAACAAATATTCCAGGACGCGTGGCTTTGAAAGTGGCGTCTAAAATGGATTCCCGTATCATCATTGATGATTCAGGCGCAGAACGTTTGCTTCCGAATGGGGATATGTTGTTCCAAGCTCCAGGCGTTGGAAAACCGACTCGCCATCATGGGCCTTATCTTTCCGATAAAGAAATTGGCAACGTCGTGAAACACTGGGCGGCGCAAGCGGAACCAGAATATGATCCATTGGCGATGAAAGCTCTTGATGGATTTGCTGGTGGCGATGGTGCGGAAGCTGGCGATTCCGGCGGTGGCGGCTTTGGTGAAGAAGAATACGATGAACGTTACGATGAAATTTTATCGTGGGCTTCTGAACAGAAAGAAATTTCTGCGTCTTTGATTCAAAGAAAGTTTAGACTCGGTTATCCACGTGCTGCACGACTGATTGAAATCTTTGAAAAAGAAGGTGTCGTGGGCCCTGCGAACGGCAGCAAGCCGCGTCAAGTTCTCGTCAGTAGTTTTAGAGAACAATAA